The window GTCGCAATCCCCTGGGCCCCCTCGGTTGTCAGGGGGGGCCACGGAACGCTTCGTCCAAAGTTGATCCGCGTTAGCCACCGCCGACGAAGGTCACGAGCTCGATCGTGTCGCCGTCGGCCAGCGGCCGGTCGTAGTCGGCGGCGCGGCGGAGGCGCTTGTTCACCTCAACGGCGACCTGGTTGGGCGTGAGCTTCAACCGAGCCAAAAGCGACGCCACCGTCGCGTCGGCCGGAAGCTGCTTGGGCTCGCCGTTGACGGTCACGCGCATCGTGCCCGACTCAGAGATTTGCGGCTGCTCGTCCACGCCCCTACCTTATCGGGCCAGCTCGACGGATCGGGCTGGGCCACCTCGCATTCGTCAACGAACCCCATCTCAGCGTGATCTTCGAACGCCTGCTCGGCATCGTCAGCGTCGACCTGGGCATCGACCTCGGCACGGCCAACACGCTCGTCTGCACCAGCCAGAGCGGCATCGTCCTCAACGAGCCCTCCGTCGTCGCCGTCAACACCCGCACCGGCAAGGTCATGAACGACGGCATGGCCGTCGGTCAGGTCGCCAAGGAAATGCTCGGCCGAACGCCCGGCGGCATCGCGGCCGTCCGTCCGCTCAAGGACGGCGTCATCAGCGACTTCGAAGTCACCGAGGCCATGCTGCGGTACTTCATCCGCAAGGCCACCGGCAAAAAGTGGGTCTCGCCACGCGTCGTCATCGCGATTCCCGGCGGCATCACGCAGGTGGAAAAGCGGGCCGTCAAACTTGCGGCCGAGCGTGCGGGTGGACGCCGGATCTACCTCGTCGCAGAGCCGTTTGCCGCGGCCATCGGTGCGGGTCTGCCGGTGAGCGATCCGACGGCCTCGATGATCATCGACATCGGCGGCGGTACGACGGACGTGGCGATCATCAGTCTGGCCGACGTGAGCGTGAGTCAGTCGGTCCGCGTGGCGGGTGACGACTTCGACGAGGCGATCGTCGAGCACATGAAGAAGAACTACAACATGGCCATCGGCCCGACGACGGCCGAGCAGATCAAGGTCGAGATCGGCTCGGCCGGTCCCGAAGACGGCTTCGACGAGAGCCAGCCCATGCAGGTCCGCGGCCGCGACCTGATCGGCGGATTGCCGCGGAAGGTCGACATCACGCCCGAAGAAATCCGCGAGGCCCTGAGCGAGCCCGTCAGCCGGATCGTCGAAGCGGTGACCCGCACGCTCGAACAGTGCCCGCCCGAACTCGCGGCCGACCTGGTCCAGAACGGCATCACCCTCGCCGGCGGCAGCGCGCTCTTGCGTGGCTTGCCCCGCGTCATCTCCACCGCGACGGGCCTCGACGCGAAACTCGCCGACGACCCGCTCACCTGCGTCGCCCGCGGCACCAGCGTCTTCATCGACAACCTTGAGACGTTCAAGGAAACGATGGAGAGCGACGAGGACGATTACTGATTACCGAGTCCTTCGAACGCTTATCCGACCTCTGGTTTGAAGCCGTAACGCAGAGCGCAGCGTCGCGCCGGGTCTGGTCGTCGCGCCCGACGCGACGCTGCGCTCTGCGTTGCGGCTTCGATGGAATCACTCGTCGTGCGTGACTCCGTTCAGTGGTCGTCGGTATCGTCCTCGAAGTGCGTCGCAATCGAACCGGACGACTCTTCGGAGGACTGATCGCAGGCGCGATCGCGTCGGCGCTGTTCGCGCCGGTGTTGCCCTGGTTGACGACGGGCATCGGAGTCCTGCTGACGCCCGTCTCGCACCCGTCGGGACTCGCGGGATCGACCGTCTCGGGCTGGTTCGAGGACGACGCTGACGAGACCGACCCGCGCGACGACGAGGCGCTTGCACGCGAAAACCTCCTGCTCCGCCAACAGAACGAGCGCCTCCACGGGGAGCTCGCGATCCTCAAGCGACTCAACGCCGACCGTGCCCACCTCGGACAGTCACTGCGGACCCTGACCACGCCCGCCGCCATCACGGCCCGACGCGAGGGCGAGGGCGACCGCATGACGGTCGCTTCAGTCGACGCGCTGCCCGCGGGATCGCCCGTCCTTGCCGTCGACGAGGGCATCGTTGGGATCGTCGGGACCGTCGCATCGTCAATGAGCCGCGTGGCCGAGGTTCGGCTGACGATCGACCCGGAACACCGGCCGTTCGGGGCGCAGTTCGTCATCTTCGACGAGGCCGCCAACCTGATCGTCCTGCCGACCGAGCCCTTTGTCCTCAGCGGCACTGCCGGCGGCGAGCTCGTCGTCGCGCGGCACCGGACCGTCGACCTCGAAGAGGCCGGCGTCGAGCCGGGCGTCTGGGCACTCCTCCGCGACGACGACTGGCCCGAACCCCTCGCCGGCGTTCGCGTCGGCAAGGTCATGGCGATCGAGTCGCTCTCGACGGAGTCCGGCTTCAGTCGCGTCATCCTCCAACCCGCCGCCGACGTCGACCGGCTCCGCGAGGTGCAGGTCTACACGGGCAGTTAATCCTCTCCGTCATCCTGAGCGAGCGCAGTGAGTCGAGGGAATTCGTCTGGTTGTC is drawn from Planctomycetota bacterium and contains these coding sequences:
- the thiS gene encoding sulfur carrier protein ThiS, with the translated sequence MDEQPQISESGTMRVTVNGEPKQLPADATVASLLARLKLTPNQVAVEVNKRLRRAADYDRPLADGDTIELVTFVGGG
- a CDS encoding rod shape-determining protein produces the protein MIFERLLGIVSVDLGIDLGTANTLVCTSQSGIVLNEPSVVAVNTRTGKVMNDGMAVGQVAKEMLGRTPGGIAAVRPLKDGVISDFEVTEAMLRYFIRKATGKKWVSPRVVIAIPGGITQVEKRAVKLAAERAGGRRIYLVAEPFAAAIGAGLPVSDPTASMIIDIGGGTTDVAIISLADVSVSQSVRVAGDDFDEAIVEHMKKNYNMAIGPTTAEQIKVEIGSAGPEDGFDESQPMQVRGRDLIGGLPRKVDITPEEIREALSEPVSRIVEAVTRTLEQCPPELAADLVQNGITLAGGSALLRGLPRVISTATGLDAKLADDPLTCVARGTSVFIDNLETFKETMESDEDDY
- a CDS encoding rod shape-determining protein MreC, giving the protein MRRNRTGRLFGGLIAGAIASALFAPVLPWLTTGIGVLLTPVSHPSGLAGSTVSGWFEDDADETDPRDDEALARENLLLRQQNERLHGELAILKRLNADRAHLGQSLRTLTTPAAITARREGEGDRMTVASVDALPAGSPVLAVDEGIVGIVGTVASSMSRVAEVRLTIDPEHRPFGAQFVIFDEAANLIVLPTEPFVLSGTAGGELVVARHRTVDLEEAGVEPGVWALLRDDDWPEPLAGVRVGKVMAIESLSTESGFSRVILQPAADVDRLREVQVYTGS